The bacterium DNA segment CTATGCCGTGCTTCTACATTTCCTTCAGTTTAGTCTACTGGTAAGCATTGGTCTCTTCTTCTTGTGGAAGGAGAATCTTTCTCTTGGGAAATTGAAAAAGGAGGTTAGCGATTATTCTTCACAAAAAAGAAAACCGTAATTATAATGGCAATTGCAGGCGAATGTTAATCCTCAGTACTCTCTTTTTACCCAGGGGAGAGGGTCAATCGGGACACCATGCACATATAATCCCCAATGGAGATGGGGACCTGTAGCAAGACCTGTGTCTCCCACGCTGCCAATCACTTGTCCCTTAGTAACTTTATCTCCTTTTTTAACAGTAATAGCCTCTAAATGGAGATAGATTGTGGTTATGCCCTGGCCGTGATCAATTGTTACTGTCTTTCCGTGAAGATAGAAACCCTCCTCTGCCAGAATAACCTCACCGCTATTGGCTGCTTGAACCGGGGTGCCCTGAGGAACTCTTATATCGACTCCCTTGTGGCTCCACAGAAAATCTTTGCCGGCTATTCTCTTAACACCATATTTCCCATTAATCTTTCCCTCAACCGGCAGAATGAATTTTCCTTCCCAATGCTGCTTCTTCTTCTCAATTTTTAAGGCAGTAGAAATCAAATCTCTCTCTCGTTTATTCAAAGGTGAAGCAATCAATTTCCTCTTTTCTGCAGTGAAAGTAATATATGATACAGGAAAAACCTTTCTATTAACAGTTAGGAGTTCATACTTTTTCCTTTTCTTTCTTCCCTCCCCCTTTTCTGCAATTAGAACAGCATACCTGCCAGGAACGAAATTGTATGCCAATCCAATCAATGCCCGGAGGGAACCTCCTTTTGTGGGATAGAGATTACGCTCTCTGGC contains these protein-coding regions:
- a CDS encoding M23 family metallopeptidase, giving the protein MKSVILLLLLFVLNFRVWAFEIHLSTTVPTQGDTLAVEVKGVEIGNEYSCWFNARERNLYPTKGGSLRALIGLAYNFVPGRYAVLIAEKGEGRKKRKKYELLTVNRKVFPVSYITFTAEKRKLIASPLNKRERDLISTALKIEKKKQHWEGKFILPVEGKINGKYGVKRIAGKDFLWSHKGVDIRVPQGTPVQAANSGEVILAEEGFYLHGKTVTIDHGQGITTIYLHLEAITVKKGDKVTKGQVIGSVGDTGLATGPHLHWGLYVHGVPIDPLPWVKREY